A segment of the Anopheles cruzii chromosome 2, idAnoCruzAS_RS32_06, whole genome shotgun sequence genome:
ACGTGGCCCCTTGTGGTCGCTTCGTGGGCTACATTTTCAGCCGGTGATCCAAAGTTGACCAGTGCCAGCTGATCGACCGGCACCGTTTGCCCCGGTAGTTTAGCCGCGGCCGAAAGATCGGCGCAGAACGCTCCCACGAGCAGGGCAGCCAGATGTAGTATCCCCTGCAAGAAGCGCAAATTCCCGAGCGTTGATCGGTGTCAAACAATTAGAGAACCAGCGGGACCAGATAGTGCTTACCATTGTGAGGATGATACGTGTTTGGTGGCGCACCAAGAGCAGATTTTTATACTTATAGGTCACGTAGCGACCTTGCCGGAAATTCGGGAGGGAGGGAGCATAGAACAACCGGTGCCCCAACTGGGGCCGTGTTGTGCAAGGTGCATCGACGAAGCGGACCTGCCGGAGGGCTTTCGGATGACAAGTGGAAACACGTTTTCTCGCTTAGTTTGAATCACTCGATGAAAATCGTATCTTTATTAAAATACTGGGCTGGGTAACGCggaagccgagccgagaatgTATGCGGTGGCTTCCGTGCCGTGATCGTACCTCAAAACAAGCCTTACTCGTTATACCGCGATTGCGGACAGCGCGCTTTAGTGCTCTCGTACAGTACCGCCATGAGCTGTCGTCGTAGTGTCTACGACGACCACAGTGCGGCATTCTCCGTAACGGAAGTTCATTTCTTGTACTGGTTTTGTGTTAAAATTTACGACTTACGACATACCGGGCCGCTTGTCAGCGTTAGCGCATGAACGGAAATGAAGATCTATTGCCGGAGAAATGGCATACGAGCTAGCGTGCGTTCCTGATGCTTGAGGTGGATGAACAGAAGTTTTAAAGCAAAGCGGCGGATCACATATTAGTGCACTGGTTTTGTGATCGGATGAACACTGGAATCTTTTTGCTGAACGCCAACTGCTCTCCACACACAGTGGTCTTCTTTCGGGTTATATGGCAAGTAGGTTTCTCGTTAACTTGGGAATACACTATTGGGGACGCAAACTAAGCACTGCATCCCTATAAATACTACCGCTACCAGCAACCGATCCGATGTGGGTAGCACGTGTTTGCTTCTAAAACTTAGGTTATACTCTAAGGCTTAAGATTATGGCAATTTGCAAAAACATTCGGCATATCGTACACATGGCGCCGGCTTAGTGTCGTGGCGGTCGGACGAATGAGCTGTACGAGGACACGCTACGAGCGGAGATTTGCATCGGACAGGGgaaaagaaactaaaaatgGTCAAATACCATTTTCAGTCTATTCGTGCGATCTTTCCAAGGCTATGCTGGGTGAGAATGGGCTCCATTTTTGGGGGAATAATTGCCACCACTCGGCGTAATTGGTAGTTCCTGTCCTAGTTAGGGCCCAAAGCGGTCGAAGGTCCATTAATAATGTTGCTTTTTTCCCGCTTCATCACATACAGTAAATTACACGTCTTACATCGCACCTAAGGTTAGATGGTGCCAAAAGATTGTTGCACGAATTACTTTCGGAACAAGATCTGACGCAATTCGGGGACAGCAAAAAACTCAACtagaaacagcataatgcaATCAATCTCTGCCACTTTGCGCCACGAAAAGCACGGTTAAACGCTGCCCACGAAcgcaatcgatcaaacgaAATTGCTTGCCGGGGGTCACATTAATGGCCAAATAGTAAACGACTACCAACGCGTAACGAAAATTGAACGGTGACATCGCTTTGGGCCGCAAAATACGAACGGTGGctgatttaaatttgaaatgaaatggttGGTGATCAACTCCCATTGTCACGGGGATGGTTTATGATGCACGGCAGGAATCTGCCCAAAAAAGTCAGAAGATCACGATGCGTAGTCACTGCACGTGAGAtcgcaccgaccgccgacaaACTAAACTGAGCGCACCGAGCTATTCGATTCGGGGAGGTTGTTGCTGGTTAACTGAAATCCGTGCTAGGCTGGTCGGTTCGGAGGGAGGCGAAAAAGCGAGGATCACCCTAGGGCCTGCCGTTACCAGGTACCGTTCTTCTGATCAGATGTTTAAGCTACGAAGCAGAGTGTTTAGtgggaaataaataattaaaccgTTTCGACGATGGGTTCAGTTGCTAGGAAAGAgttggagagagagagagagacagatgaGCAGACTGTGTGGACAGGAGCTTGATGTTCTTCCTGTCCTACGCTTCGCCCGGTCTCGGATCGTAGGGCGTCGCATTGAAGCCCACGAATCGGTTGTTCTTCCGGTGTACGAATCCCTTCTCGGGACCGGTGTTGTAGTAAACGACGCGCCGTATGCCGAACGGATCGATGTATCCGAACGAACCGTCGCGAGTATCCGAGCCCGAGTGGCGCTCCTCGTGGTACTGCCGCGGCAGATAGTATCGGAAGCCATCGTTCGTCACGGCCACCCCATCGTACGGATGGGACTCGGCGGTGTCCGCCCGACGGATCGGGTCCACGGTGTACCGACTGTTGTATCGATCGTACCGGTTCACCGGTGGTTCGATCAGATCACGATTGAAGTCTCCGTAGCCGTCGAGCAGGTTGTTATCCGAGGGTCcgagctggtgctgctggaggctGATGGCGACCGGAGTCGAACTTTCGACGTAGGGCCGCGACGAGCCGATGACGATCTGTTCGTCCGGTCGTCGTTGCGGTTGATTGGGTCTTCGGcgacggtgcggtggtgaGTACGTTGTGGCCGCAATGTGACCGCTGCGGAACAGCACCAGCGGAGGTAGATGAGCTTCGGAACCGTCACGCAGCGGGGACGGTGTGGACGACGGTGCGTACACCGCGATCGGTGCCGATGACAGGTCGTTCCCGGGAAGTGGGGCGTAGGTGGTCGACGGAACGTAGATGTCGAGTGGTCTTGGCGTTGCGGTAGGATAATACTGGCCGGCTGAAGGCGATGGAGGCAGATGGTTTGAAGCGATCGGCTCGGAGTGAGGACGTACGTAGACGGCGTGCAAGGAGGGTGTGACGTGGTGCAGAGAGATCGGCCCGGGTGTGGAGGGACCAATGGCGACCGGTTGAATGGGTTGTCGATGCTGGGGAGGAGCTGGTGGaggtggcgctggtggctcGTAGGATGGATCCGATGGCACCAGGATACCTGAGTCCGCCGGCTTAGTTTTGGCAACTTTTATCGCATCCTAACCGGAATAAGGAGTGAAGTGAGTGATCGTTTTGGGGCAAGTAAACATTCCCGCAGACCAACCTGTATCGGGCGGTCTCGTCCGACGTAGACCGTTTTCGATTTCAGAATCCGATAGCCCTTGTGGTCGGCGATGTAATCATTCTGCCGGAGGTAGCCCGATGCGTCAATCCAGGCATCCGTTCCTGGTGTCGAATGGAGTCAAGACGATAGACGTTAGGAGCGGCGATGGCGAGCCGAATCGACCCACATACTGACCTATCACCGTGCCATCCTGCAACCGTTTCTCCTTGCGGAACTGGCCATTGTCCGTTTGGTAGCGGAAGTAGCGCTCGGGACCCTCATCCGTCTGAATGTGGTACTGGTTGCTGTCGGGCGAGCCCCAAGAAGCGCTGACACAGCGAAGGCAGACCTGCAACGAGTGGGAAccgaaaacggccaccgaACCGTTAGAATGATTTATTGAACTTTCTGCCCCGAGAAACAGTTTTGGAATTGCTGTGGGCGGAATGGAAAAGGAGCAGCGGTCCAAAAATGCGAACCAGTTCCGGAGCTCATTGACCGAATCGGGCTTCGGAGTTCTTGAGTTGGAGTGCTTCACTGACTGGATGTTTAGGTTGATTTGAAGTGGCGAATGCAAATCGGATGACCTCGCGGTGCTTTGATGGTCAGACATGGGTCACACCAAGAGGACAGTCATTTTTACGTTCTTCCAAACCTCGAAACGCACGATAGGAATCTAGGGAAAGGAGTGCGGATTTTGCCGCCTTTTAGAGTCAGCTGTCTGGGCGCCCGGCTTGCGCATTGCGTGGGCCCTCTTGAGTAACTTTGTAAGTGCTGCCGCCCCGGTTGGAAGGTACCGGCAAACGACCACCGCTTCAAGATCCAGTGCTACGGTAGCTCATTAATGGATGCTGATCGGTCACTTCTGGTCTGTAACACCGACGACCTCGTCTGTGGCCGACCATCTGGACTGGACGTCGTAAATTCTCAGCCCAGCAAGGTTGGGGTCTAACGAACGGACGCGTATTTTAACGGGAAAGATTTGCCGTGGGAGCAAAAACAGATCGTAACACGTCGGACAATTCCAGGCCTGGGCGCGTATGACCGTGTTTGGAAGCTTGGTCTATTGGTTGGCGTTAAGTAGAGTCGGGTTTAAGATGTAATTCGTAGCACCACGTACAGACTGCAGACCGTAGGAGACCAGAACTCGCTTCGTGTTCGATTCGTCACATTCgtaaaatgaatatttaagaATTCTGTCGGCGATGAAGTAATCGTTTCGCGTGCAGCCTGAGGGTATTGATTtgattcattttttattcCAAAGAGCATTTATTTATATCTGCAACCACaaacaacattaaaagaaTGTTGGGTTTCAGACGTGATACATTATTGTTTAACTGCTAGCGCTATGAAGAAGCTGTAAAAATAGTGCGAATTGTAGCTATTAGCGGCCGATTTGCGCGGCACCGATGATTCAATCGCTTATCGTCCAACAAATTGTGCTCCTCGCTAACCAGCCGGCAGACTTGGGGTGATAATCGGGATGACGGTCCGTTACTGACAGATAATGAAGCACGGCCACTTTCCTCCGCGAGGCACCTCAAATAAACCGGTCATCTACTTTGCCTTCTCGCCACTGCGCGTTACGTGGCTCGTGGCTGGGGTGTAATGAAAGGGAACCgcgacagaaagagagcggaTAGATCAATGGACGAATTAGTCTCACAATCTGTCACGTGCTATCGAGCCTAGGCCTGAGGTGTTCAACATTGCGCCGCTACATAATCGTCCGCAGCCTGCCAACTATCGCCCACCGGTCTACTTGGTTCCGAACGTCAGGTTGACATCATATTTGCTCGTTTCGAACACATCGTACGGCGTGAGATCCTTTGGAATGGGCCAAATGCGGTCACGGAAGCTGGCTACGTTCGGTAGCTCGCCGTAGAACGCAGCGTACTCCGGCACGGTAAACAGGCAGCTTAGCCCGAGCAAATACTCCAGCACGCTTATGTCCGGTGTGTGTTCTTCGTAGTTTTCGTCCAAATATAGCGACTTGAAGGCGGATCCTAAAACGGGAGGACAGCGGTTTGATGATGGGTTCCAGAAACCAGGCGAGGTGTGGACTTGCTTTCATCGAGCTCTTCTTCGCGCACCATCTTGGAAAGTGCGTACACCTTCACCATGAACGCGTTGATGGTGTTCTGGACCAGCGCGGGATCCTTGTGATCGAGCTCGGTCCGTGGTAGTTCGTTCAGGTAGTCCGACACGCGCCACACGAGCTTGCGGAAGAACCGCTGGTTAATGTTGTTGTAGACCAGAACGACGCGGCTGTCGTCGAACAGATCGCTTGTCACCAGCTGCTTCATGTACTCGCCAATCGTCTCCTCGGCACTCTCGATCATGTGCACCGTGTACCCGTCGAAGTTGATCATCAGCCCGAACAGTTTGATTTCGTTCGCGGTAGTCTCCTGTATATCTTTGATCAGCTTCAGGAACCGATCGCGCAGTGTCATTCCGGTCACCTTCGGGTGCCGACCGACGTACACGATCCGCTGGAAGTAGCTCTTCCGGCCCGCGCACAGCATATTGTCCTTCACGTGGTCCGCCAGCGTCCGGCGGTTCTGGAACGAGGGCAGGGCTTGGTCTTCCGATTTTTGCATAAAGTATGGCAacggtttcttcttcttgtccgGCGTGCGGCCCGTCGATGGAGTGGACATGACGGTGGCTGACTGGCACTACAGAACACTAATATATTTGGGCACGAATTCTAACCCGGAAGACTTCCAATATGAACTCGAATTGGTGCGAAACAATCCTGGTTTGACAGCGACGCTTTTTTTAGTGCGCTAAACATCGCGGCTCGTTGCCatggcggctggcggcgaaTGTACCTCTCTGGCTTCGAATCGTAGCATACTGAAGGGTTGCTATGGCAGCCCTCGCTGGTATGCGCGCAACTGCTACTGCCCATTTCCTGTGGTGCCAAAAGAAGGAACCATGTGGGCCTATTGACGTAATGCTTGCGGCGGCACTTCAGCGTTATGGAAGGTCTCAATTAAAAGGCAAAATTATACAAGCCACATTAGCGGGTGCGCTGCACACAGCTAGAGGAAGTTCCTCCATCGAGGCACCATAGGAATGGGCGACGAACTCCAACGAACTTAAACCCACCGACGATGGTACATCTTGTGACTCATAGAGGAGCTGCATCTGCGgcatttgtgttgtttttttggcaCGTGCGAATGCGAACAAATTacacaccggcggccaccggcggcccgcCCATTGTTTGCCGTTAGCAAACACATGTGAAACACAATTTGTTGCTGTTCCACGCACAGTTGGGTCCGATGTCAATTGTCTCGCGGTGCGGCGCGTCAACCTTGACGGCGGCGAAAGCCGGCAAATGCAATTGTGGTCGTCGAGCTAATTCGATTAAACCCATCTGCGGTTCAAGGTGGCCATCGGCGAGTGAGTTTGTTTGCTACTTAAGCATGGTACTCTCCGCCTTAAATCGAAGATGGCTTGACCGGCGCCTGGAGCGCATAATTAAAGTAGCCTGTGATTTGCAGACTGCCCCGAATGAAAGTGCGCGCGCACGCCTTCAATTATTGATGAGTGCTCGTTGCCCAATGCATTTGGTACCGTTCTAATGCTTCTCTAATTATTCTTGCAGGCCGACGCCACATGCTAAGCTGTTAGATTCAGAAAGAAAGGCTGGCGCACCATAAACCGCGTCGATAAATGCACGATCCTTAATAGTCGATCAATCATCGCAACAGCAACCCCCTAATACGATGGTGTGGCGCGTTGATTGCATATCTGTCGGCTGACATGCCAGCGTACCCTGTGGTGGAAGGTGCCACGCTTATGATGGAACGCGTTTGAATGCAGTCTCGTTGCAGCGCGTTGCAAAGTTGGCGCATGCAGCGGTAAGAAATATGAAACGGCACCATCGCTTGATGAATATTCAAGAACCGATtaatgtttgcctttttttacTTGCTCActtcgttttcggttccggaACTACGAACGGCAACAGTACCGTTCCTCCTACACACGATGGCGCCTACCGGTAACAATTAACAGACCCACGCACGGTCTCTTCCTACGCCCCCGGGGCAAATAGTGAGTGTGGTTGCTACGCCGAGCAGGACTGCTCCAAGAAGGAAGCAATCGCAAACCACGGTCTAGGATGGATCGGCCGTGGTTGACTTTGGCCTTTCGGTTGCACCGAACTGTAGTGCGCCGGTTAAcaggttttcttttcctcctcCCGAAGCGCAGTTCAACGCATCCCAGAAGAAAGTGGGGCcatgttttcactttccaccgtGCCGGCCGTTCCATAAACTATGCACCGTTGGCTTTTCGCCATCGTCACGACAATCGGAACCGAGCGCGTGCGAGGACGGATGATCAGATAAGATGCAGAGAGCCGTTCAGTCGTTGCCATTTGAATATTCCCATCGCTTGCGCGTGCCTACCTCACCGGGAGGTACTTCACCAAGATTAGTGGCCCCCCCTCGAAGCCAGGTTTGGTGGTAGCTTTTGACCAAAAACTCACCTGCCCCCCCTCGCCGTAGGGAAACTccgggaaaacggaacggaaatgaacAGACGACACTCGATGACGCTTGCACCACTGTGTGCAGTCAAGTGCAAGAGCATCTCCTCGACTTGGCATTGCCAGCGCACTCCGGTTCCCAGGTTCGTCAGGCGGAGGTCCTGGCGAGGCGAGTGGTGTTGACAGTGAAAGTTTTGCGCACGATTAAGGCACCCGCCGGGTTGagcaaaaaacccgaaacccaacaaaaaacaagttTAAGGCAAACTGCCACGACTCGATCATGGGGATCCGTCTCCGTGGCTGTAGGACCGgatcccggtgcccggtgccggatcccggtcgcccggtgcaGAAAATGGCTATGCAACATAACTCCCCCGGGCCAGCGGGGCGGGAAGGATAAGACAACTCGTTTGGATGTCACTCACCGAAAAGGCCAAAAGGTTCCACCGAATGGGGTGCGAAAACAGGAACTTAACTGCGTTGCCAGTAAGCGCGGCCCGCTCGCGCACACATTACGGTGGCGTGGTCACCGAGTTTCGTCGATAAATATATTACAACATCACCATCgagcgccatcatcatcattccgATTGCATCAAACGCGGCGCGATCCGATGATCCGGTTTTCTGACGCAGTCTCTGCCGTGGTCACttccgaacacacacacacacacacaggtggaACGATTTTTGCTTCCTGCTGTCCGGACTGCTCGGAGGTGCGTAGTGTGTAATCAATTTTACTGCTGCGTTGCGGTTTTTTCCGGTCATGGAAATGCGCGTGCGTCTTTTTCCGGGCCGAATCGAGGTATAGGTATTATTTTTTCACCTCCAATGTAGCGTGGTGTAAAGCGTGGCGCCTTGTAATAATACGCCTCAGTCTCCAGCATTTAACTCCAATTAGCGTGCACCGAATTAGCATGACCAAGATCGATAATTCACTACGAATGTCTCAAACTTTTTCTGTTCTGCCGTGGGCCTTCTTGGAAGGTCCGACTCTCGGCTGGGT
Coding sequences within it:
- the LOC128269246 gene encoding uncharacterized protein LOC128269246 yields the protein MKSTENMGNMFLLMFGLQLVCLRCVSASWGSPDSNQYHIQTDEGPERYFRYQTDNGQFRKEKRLQDGTVIGTDAWIDASGYLRQNDYIADHKGYRILKSKTVYVGRDRPIQDAIKVAKTKPADSGILVPSDPSYEPPAPPPPAPPQHRQPIQPVAIGPSTPGPISLHHVTPSLHAVYVRPHSEPIASNHLPPSPSAGQYYPTATPRPLDIYVPSTTYAPLPGNDLSSAPIAVYAPSSTPSPLRDGSEAHLPPLVLFRSGHIAATTYSPPHRRRRPNQPQRRPDEQIVIGSSRPYVESSTPVAISLQQHQLGPSDNNLLDGYGDFNRDLIEPPVNRYDRYNSRYTVDPIRRADTAESHPYDGVAVTNDGFRYYLPRQYHEERHSGSDTRDGSFGYIDPFGIRRVVYYNTGPEKGFVHRKNNRFVGFNATPYDPRPGEA
- the LOC128269247 gene encoding uncharacterized protein LOC128269247 is translated as MSTPSTGRTPDKKKKPLPYFMQKSEDQALPSFQNRRTLADHVKDNMLCAGRKSYFQRIVYVGRHPKVTGMTLRDRFLKLIKDIQETTANEIKLFGLMINFDGYTVHMIESAEETIGEYMKQLVTSDLFDDSRVVLVYNNINQRFFRKLVWRVSDYLNELPRTELDHKDPALVQNTINAFMVKVYALSKMVREEELDERSAFKSLYLDENYEEHTPDISVLEYLLGLSCLFTVPEYAAFYGELPNVASFRDRIWPIPKDLTPYDVFETSKYDVNLTFGTK